The DNA window TTTCTCATTGTTTGTTCACACCCTTGACACTGTAATGTTGTTTGTGCATATGTCCGAGAGATTGGGTGTGTTTCTGGGTCTGACTGCGTGCGTCTGTTTGATCGTGTCCAGTTGCACAAAGGAAGCAGAAAATTCTTAGTATCTGTCTGGCATCTCTGTGCGGAACAATAAACTGTCTGACGTCGGTTCAGTTATGGAGCCAGACTGGGTCTCCAGTGGCGTCTTCCCacaaaccacagaagaagagcatTCAAAAGAGGGATGGGGAAAAAAGAATAAGAGACGTTAACATCAAACGTTACAGGCAGCATCACGCTTCCGCTTTTCAACACCAACAATGGGGTGACATGGGAGGGATGAATCAAGGAAGAGAAGAGTGCCACAGATAGACAGACTgtcagagagagggggaaaataTGCCCAGAGACAGACATGAACATCACACTGAAGCCCGTTGGCAGTGCAGCACAGCAGACAGGGGCATAAACAAACAATGTGGAACATCAGAGCGATGTATCCGGGATTATATGATAGAGCTCAGGATGCAGAGGATGACGGCTCTTCTGAAGTACAACAGCATaaacacagagggaaagaggCAAGATAAGCTAAGAGAACAAGGTGAATGAGAGACATGCACTACAGGCAAATGTACAGTAAAAGCATATCAGCAAGTCAGTACCACCCATatgaagaatgaatgaatgacttccGCAGTGCACAGCTGTCACGCGTACAAGCAAGCtccattcaaacacacacagtctcataAACAGGAAGGGCACATTTTGAACTTTTGTAGTCGAGGTTATCACTGAGAACCGATCGGATATGAGACAAGGGGAGAGGGTCGTAGTAGTTATGTAATTATCCAATCAGAGCAGACGTTTTAGTTCTCATTCACAGATCTTACTGTAGGATATGACGCAGTGATAGTAAGTGAAAGTTGTGCAGAAAATGGACGTAGTGCCGCTTTCTAATGTTTGAAAAGTTTTGTGATTGGTGACATTAGGATACCTGCATAAATACACtcatttgccactttattaggtacacctgtttaattgcttgttaacacaaatggctaatcagctgatcacatggctgcaattcactgcatttaggcatgtagaggtgatcaagacaacttgctgaagtccaaaccgagcatcagaatggggaagaaaggggatttaagtgactttgaacatagtgtggttgctgttgttggagtatttcagaaactgctgatctgggattttcacacacaaccatctctatggtttacagagaattgtccaaataagagaaaatatccagtgggCAGGAGTTGTGTgcatgaaaatgccttgttgatgtgagatgttggaggagaatgggcagactggttggagatgatagaaaggcaactgTAACTctaataaccactcgttacaaccaaggaatgtagaataccatttCTGAATGCAGAACACATCCAACCTTTAAGAAGATAGGCTACAGCAGCATAAGACCACACCAGGTACCACTCCtgtcacacaggctcaccaacactggacaatagaagactggaaaaacgttgcctggtctgacgagtctcgatttcagctgtgacattcagatggaagggtcagaatttggtgtaaactacatgaaagcatggatccatcctgccttgtacttcaatgacctccacagtcaccagatctcaatccaacagagcatCTTTGGCATGTGGAGgaacgggagattggcatcatagatgtgtagccgacaaatctgcagcaatctgcgtgatgctatcatgtcaatatggaccaaaatctctgagtaatgtttccaacaccttgttgaaagtatgccacgaagaattaaggcagttctgaaggtaaaaggggtcCAACATTTTACTAGCAAAGTGTGTGTTATTCCAGCCATTCCATGTGCACTGAAGAGTTTTCTTTGCTCTTTATTATTACTAACAAGAAAGAGGaaatttattgtaaatgtgGTCTGAACATGAAATAGGTGGTTCTGcaagagctgcgattggtccgcttggtagtagtgtgCTTTTCGCTTTGGCATTTCCAACTTCTtatccatctccacaattttttaattgatgctttggatcagtaaagatgggaaacacagaggaaagctGAGGAAGTTCGCAGATACAAACATGTATGACTTGTGTTCGGCCAAATGTccgtgaaagtttcagtcgccattgttgaaagtgaagcaagaagtAGAAGCAAGAATTAACCCGActaacaaaaaagacacagcactaACTAGCATTTGGGTGGCCCTTGCAGCCCGACTAACGAGagcaagtataaatggctcgcaccagCATAGGGTACGTACGTAGGTTTCAGCGTTTTGCAgcactttaaatgagccttaaagCTACAAATGTATTTGTATCCATCACTGCAGTGCAGTCATAACAAATACTTGACAATCCcacattgttttattgtggGTCATATTCTGCACTTTTATCTaagttttggtctccaccaactcctgagAGAAAAATCTTGCTCTTTATCTTCTATCTAACTAGTTAACTGCCCACTTACTAGTTTTGCCAATCAGATATTTTAAGGAATGCATATATTCTGTTTTAAGTGTCTTACAAAGTGTTAAGTCCTAGAAAGACATTTAGAGTTGCAAAAAGaataaggacaattggactccaACAGTCATCTCACAACTGTAACTGCTTACGTTAAAATGTAAGATTCCAAATACCTTTTATCAAGCTGAGACTAAACCGCACATTATTCTCTCCATTGTTCCATGGTGTAAATCCAGTCCCACCGCCCCCAAATAACCATCCACCCACAGAGCTGGCAGCTGCCAGGAtgaattaatgtgtgtttaaagtgaacacacatacagtgtgtgtgataCCATCGTCAGTGCcaaacatttgcttttgtttttccggTTGGTTTGGAGGAGCCGTGAGTAAGCCTGCCAAATAAACAGCACCGTTTTAATGATAGTGTGCAACCCAGTAACTCATTATCTAATTACATATCTAGACAAAACCACcaatttctctcttttgtttgtcACAGGCCCCTTTACAAACGACACCGCAACATTAATGGCTGTAcgacatttttatgtttacgAAACCGGGTCATAAATTGAGAAGAAACTTTTTCTTCTGCATCAGCTGCGATTTAAGTCGTTCCGTTTGTggcagtaaaaagaaagaaaagtggtgTCTGAGAAAATATGAACATTAATCTTTAGTTTAACAGCACTTCTTGGGATTTGGTTGTAAAACTTTGCATGTGTAGACAACCCAAAACAATCATGGACATGCATAATGTGGCTTCAAAACATGAAATCCAATATGAGCCTTGTaaaatggcaaaacaaaagttaattCTAAACCGATAAATGAATAATGAGATGCGTCTTGGAAAAAAATTTTAATGCCATGACTGAGATTACTGTCGTCCCTGCAAGCGCAAATGCAAAAGCAAATATTCTGAGCAACGGTGGAAAAGAGTGTGTATCTAGGCCTGCGCTGTAGGTTACTAGAGCTGCTGAAGCGTGCCTTGGTCAGACACTTATGTCCTAGTTTCTTGATCTCAAACTCGCCAGTTAAGTGTTTGCTCCCACAGTGAATCACCTTCCCAATCCAGGTCAAGAGATCACGCACATACACTAATATCAGCCTTtagtgtttgtgctgcagcGCAACGGCTGCACTTGAAACTGCAGGTCACTGCTGCCATCAGGTGGCTGAAAAGTGCAAAATCATGACtgcaccgatcaggcagaacattatgactacctcaTCAgtgagtggacatgggcctcatgagggtgtcctgtggtgtctggtaacatgaTGTTGTTAGCAGGGGTTAAGTAGCATATAAGTCGAATTTACATGTGTGCTGTCCTGTAGGAGCTTCTAGCTATGCCAGAGCTAATCTTTAAAATCTTCACTCATCAGCAGTAGCCTTGGAAAAACACCTACAAATAGACACATAAGAAAAGGAATCATTTTCTTCAAGTTGATCCTGCAGCAGTAACAGTGCACTGTGAGCCACCATACTCATGCAGTGAAAGACATCAACTAGATGGATTAGAACAAACTGTGTTAAGGAAATCTCTTTTTCCCCAAAGGCGCGAGCTAAAAATAGCCGGTGAGCTTTCTAATATGAGAGACTAAACCTCACAGCATTTAGCACAAGCACTGGTGTTCTAAATCACAGCCCAACAAATCTACTTACATTGCATTAGACACCCAGCTGCAGTTTAATACAAGATTTTGCGAAGTTAAACAGCTTATGCACCTTGTTCTTGACTTGAAATCTTGAGAATTCAGCTGCAGTTTTTAGCACCTCTTGAGAGACTCAGTAGACAAAAATCCTGAATTGAACAGAGGGCATCAACTGGACACATATCACATCTATGTTCTCACTCTTTCTTGTTCTGTCTTTCAGGATTACGAGTACCCCAACCACTCCCAGTCCACACAGCACCAAAAGAACGACCGgtgtccacctcctccccagATGCTGCCAGAGCGAGCGTGCGAGGTGCCCGGCTGCCGCTCAGACTCAGAGTGTGAGCGCCACAAGCGCTGCTGCTACAATGGCTGCATCTACGCCTGCCTGGAGTCTGTCCAGCCACCACCAGGTCAGCAGAGCCAGCAGACAGGGTTTTCATAAAGTTTTCATCTGAAGACTGAGAGAGTGCCATTGAGCTTAAAACTACTTTTGAgattttttaagttaaaaacattaaagaaaattcaaaataacCAGTTTTGGTTTCTGTATGTTAACTATGGTTTATGGTCCAGTGCTGGACTGGCTTGTGCAGCCCAAGCCTCGGTGGTTGGGGGGAAACGGCTGGTTGCTAGATGGACCCGAGGAGGTACTGCAAGGTGAGTACACAGACCTCAGACAGATCAGTgggaaaaattaataaaatacttGTAACAATGTTCAATGCATCACTGACAGTTTAGTAATCATTTTGAGTCTTGAAACAATGAGCCACATGAATCCTCTAAATGCAATTTAGCACCACCTGTTATGTGTatatcgatcaggcataacattacgaccaccttcctagtctagttcatgttttttgagttgttatgaggtgggggtgtctggtctggtctggtctggtctggtctaggtggtgctacatgcctaagtaacatccacatgaatgaatgtcaggtccaaaagtttcccagaaagaacactgaattatcacaagatgtcatttacttctcctttcagtggtttaatgttgtggcagactGGTGTATACTTGTAATTTAAGGGTGAtaaaaatgatataataatataaaacctTCAATGACATCCTtgctaaaacattttcattttcctttgttttcaaaaaaggaaaagattctATTTCATTCAAATATCCAACAGTAAAGAGACAAACTCCTTCACCGTCAGAGGCCTCCAGTAGTTTCTCTCTATTTTATATGAATGTTTCATTTGCAGAGTCattgtagaaatgtagaaatgtaaaaagttaataaatgaaatcaacaCAGAAAGACGTTTgacctgtcctgtcctgtgaCTCCGGACTCCTCCACGTATTTTGCCCATTAGCTGAGGCCTGCAGCACAACTGAGGATGGAGACGAACCCCTTCACTGCCCCACAGGCTACGAGTGCCACATCATCAACCAAGGAAACCCTGTTGCTGGCATCCCAAATCGGGGACAGTGCATCAAGCAGCGAGGCAACTCTGGTACGTCCAAAAGATGTCTCTAAActccaaacacattttcttaatTACACCTAAGCTCTTATGTATTTGAGCTAATACGACTAATAGAGTTTGTGCGTTGAGTgtgaggtggagggaggtgggtgtgGGGTCACCGGACTGTGCCAGCAGCTGTCTTGAGTCTGGCCTGG is part of the Mugil cephalus isolate CIBA_MC_2020 chromosome 10, CIBA_Mcephalus_1.1, whole genome shotgun sequence genome and encodes:
- the wfdc1 gene encoding WAP four-disulfide core domain protein 1 — its product is MPGSLVLLLLSLLALSTGSDARRIRKRGLNHKDYEYPNHSQSTQHQKNDRCPPPPQMLPERACEVPGCRSDSECERHKRCCYNGCIYACLESVQPPPVLDWLVQPKPRWLGGNGWLLDGPEEVLQAEACSTTEDGDEPLHCPTGYECHIINQGNPVAGIPNRGQCIKQRGNSDGRGLRHKYFKDYKDFLGTSSNNAVGYEKHHHKHLG